The region TGCGGCGTGAACGCTGCTCTTGCTTACGTACTTCAACACCTACTTCATTGTCATCATCAAATCTAAAGACTGGTTTTTTTTTAAATTTAAGATCTAATTTAGCCACTTGCTATTCCTTAATAAGAAGGTGTTGACGCACCACACCAGATACAAATACTACACCTTCTCAGGCAAAAACATAAATCAATCTATTCATCGTCAGCAGCAAATTTTTTTGTTGTACAAGTCGTAAAAACTAAACGATTATCTGCAAAAAAATGATGAGGTCAAGAACATGAGAAATATGGGTGTATTCTTAGATGAATTACATTTTCCTTTTGGTTTAAATGCAGATAATACCTTCAGTCCAGAAGAAATCTCCACGCTAGAAAGTTTTGGTTTAACCATGCGTCAATTACAAGAAGGCAATTTGCTACCGTTAACCGCTGCTGAATACTATTTCTTGGCAGAGTTAGATGGTGAATTTCCCATCACCTCGCACTTTGCTCGTTGCTGGCGTAAGTACAACACCAAGGTCACACGTTTCGATAATAATGCCACCAGCCGAGCAAAAACAAAACGACCAACAACAATGCGTGATGATTCAGGTTTGAATATAAATACCGAAGAAGATGATGATGAATACGGGAGTTTAACATTCGACTTATGACAGGAACCGCGCAGTGAACGGTAATATCCACCATAACAATGACGGTGGATATTATCTATATAATGACTAACGCTTACAGCTTACAGAAAGTCTAAAGTCGATTACCGATTTAATAATCAATAGCCCAGTTATACCGGATCTACATTCTTCTTCAGTTACTTTGCCACGTTATCTTCAAGGCTCTCTTCGATATTACCTTCAACACTATCTTCAACATTCTCTTCAATATACGTAATCATTAACTTAGCAATATCGATATCTGTTGTATGCTCAATACCTTCCAACCCAGGTGAAGAGTTTACTTCCATAATCAACGGCCCACGCTCAGAGCGTAACAAATCAACACCCGCAACTTTCAACCCCATCACTTGTGTGGCAGCAATAGCGGTAGCACGCTCTTCAGCGGTGATGTCAATCTGACACGCATGCCCACCACGATGCAGGTTCGATCTAAATTCGCCTTCTGGCGCTTGGCGTTTCATGGCAGCAACCACTTCGTCACCAATCACAAAACAGCGAATATCGGCGCCTTTCGATTCCTTAATATATTCTTGCACCAGTATGTTCGCTTTCATGCCCATAAACGCTTCTAACACACTCTCAGCAGCCTGATTGGTTTCTGCTAGCACCACACCAATACCCTGGGTACCTTCTAACAATTTAATGACTAAAGGCGCGCCGCCCACCAAACTAATCACATCAGGAATATCGGTTGGTGAATTGGCAAATCCAGTCACTGGCATACCAATATTTTTCTGGCTGAGCAGCTGCAACGATTGTAATTTATCCCGTGAGCAGGTAATGGCCAACGACGGATTAATGGTAAATACCCCCATCATTTCAAACTGGCGTAATACCGCGCAACCGTAAAAACTGACTTCGGTACCAATACGCGGGATCACCGCATCAAAGCCCTCTAAGTTTTCACCATCAAAGTGGATCGAGGGTTTGGTATCGTTAATATTCATATAACAACGTAATACATCAATCACCACAGGCTCATGGCCATGGTTTAAACAAGTTTCCACAATGCGGCGTGTTGAGTATAACGTTGGGCCTTGCGATAAAATGGCTATTTTCATTTTAACTTTCTCTATTTAACTTTTAATAACGGTTAGCGATTAATTATCACTAACAGCCAACTATGTTCTAAATTAACTCGATACCTTCAGGTGTTGTAATACCGGGCAGATAATCGACGATACATAAGCAGCAGTTTTATGGCTGTATTCCAGATCGGGATTAAGCGTGACAACATCGAGCATTTTCAATTTGCCACTGCGTGCAATAATCGTTAAAGCAAAAGTCAGTATCTCGAGGGTAATGCCCTGCGTCTGACTGGAATGTAAATGACTATTTTTCGACTGTAATACTTGCTGATATATAACGGCTAAATCGACACTTAAATGGATATGGTCTACTTGCTCAATGAATCGTTCTAATGTTTCTTGAATTAATTCACGATGACTTATGCTCATGTGTTTATCCAATAGCCAATCACAACCAAGCTGTTTTGCATACTCAAAGGTATCTTCAGTGTTTGTTCGTTTACAAATGCCTAATCCTAAATAATTAAAAATTCTAAATGTCTCTAAGCAATATTGATTCACGGCATTGAATGCCGAATCTAGCTTAGGTGACGGTGTTAATCGCAACTCAAAGTTAGGGTCAAAATTAATAATGCCTATTTTGTTATTACCCGCTACATACTCACTGCCATACCACCTGTTGTGTTGATGTTGGTGGTACTGCTGTTGGTATAAATGCGCCGATAACGCTTGATAGTTCGCGATTGAAATGGAATCTGCACTGCCTACCGTAATAGGGAAATGACCAGCCATTAAATACACCAGCACTTTTAGGTATTGTTCCAGTTGAATATCATCGACATCCAAATCATCAAAACCGTCGATATCATCGAGCATGCCCGCGTTATAAACCGGAATATTAGTTTTGGTGAATGCAGTATGCATAACACGTCGAGCAATACTTTCTAAGCCCCCAGGTTGTGATAGCAGATTAACGACACTGTTATCCGCAACGACATTACTCGGGAATCGACCATCCGCTGCCACACCTAATAAAACAGCACCGGGAGTCGATTGCTGTTTATAAGGTCGTAACACTTTAATCGAACAAAACCAAAGATTTAAATTCTGACGTAGTCGTTGAGTAAATGTCATTTCCGCCTATCCCTTTTTAGTCGCGAAAGAATGCGATTAAACGCTTTGAGGTAAGGTTTGGCAAATGAGTTCTTTTTGTCGTGACGATGAATAAAATTGATTGATAACTAGAAAAAAATAGCACGAGAATAGGACATCGAAAGGTAAATTTGTGACGTCGGATTACAAAAAAATTTAGCATTGTCATTAAACTGTCAACATCTACCGTTAATTTAGAGTCCAGCTAAGTCTGTAGTTAAAAATGATAAAGATTGAAGACGGCATTGCGGTGACAGCCTGATAATTCAGTATAGAAATAAACACGGCTAATCATGCTTGTTTCACCGTAATCATAGTTATGACACAGTTTATTTAACGCAAGGTAATCGATATGAGAAGCATGGGTATATTTTTAGATGAAGTGCATTTTCCACTTGGTTTTCAACAACAAAATGCATTTAATGTAGATGAATCACAGTTATTAGAACATTACGGTTTAACAATGCTACGACTGCAAGAAGGCGAGATCTTACCCGCCACTGCTGATGAACACTTCTTTCTCGCCGAACTTGATGGTGAATTCGAATTAACCTCTGACTTCGCCCGCTGCTGGCGCAAATATAGCCATAAAATCACTTACCAAAATACATCAAACAATTCAATAACTAAGCGACATGCAAAGCAGCCGAGTCGTGATTACTTTGTGGATGAATTATCGACACTAGAAGATATTGATAACAGCTATGATGAGTTAGATCTGGATTCGTAATCGGATAAACCACCTTAGTAAACCTGAGATGATGACCTACTTAAAACAATAAAAAGCACTTAAACTAAAGTGCTTTTTATTTGCCTTTATTACGATATAACCCACAGTAAATACGATGATAAATCCCACGTAACACCTCTTCACTGCATAATTATAACACCATGAAAACCAAGCGTATAATATAGACTATAATAATATTACAGCTTAGTCTTGGACTCAAAACAAATCCTAAATCAACCAGCCACTAGCATAAGCATAAGTCATCATTAGGAACCCTCATGCCTGAAGACAACGACATAGAAACACCAAACGCCATAGAAAGAAGTGAAAAGAGAACGCACAACAAAGTGCGTAAACTTACCAATTATTTGCTAATTGCAGTTTCGTGCATGCTGGTTTTTAGTATTGTTGCAGACCGTATTATTCCCTCTACAGACAGTGCTCGCGTAAAAGGTTACGTTGTACCGATTAAGCCGCAAGTCTCCGGTCAGGTTATCGATATTTTAGTCCGTCCTAATCAAGAGGTACAAGCCGGTGATGTGCTGGCTAAGTTGAATCCAAGCGATTTTGAGATCGCCGTCAAGCAAGCAGAACAAAATTTAATGATCGCAGGACAAGATGTAGGCGCTCAAACAGCAGTGATCGCATCGTCACAAGCACGTTTAACCAGCGCGAATGTTGAACTTGAAAATGCCAAATTACAAACTAACCGTATTCTAGCGATGGCTAAACGCGGCATTATGTCTCAGTCCGATGCAGATCAAGCTCGTGCCACTTTAGCCACAGCGCGAGCCAACGTGACTAATTTTGAAGCTGAACTCAAAAAATCTGAATCACAACTAGGTCTAGATGGCGAAGAAAACAGTAAAATAAAGGCGGCGATACTCGCGCTTGAACAGGCTCAAATCAATCTAGAACGTACCAGCATTAAGGCGCCAACGATAGGTGCAGTCTCCAACTTCAGTCTTTCAGAGGGTTTTTTTGCATCTGCAGGCCAACCATTAATGACATTCGTCTCGACTGAAAAAATTTGGATTGAAGCCTATTTCAGTGAAAACAGTTTAGGTAATATTGAAGCTGGCGATGAGGTCGAAGTGGCGTTAGATTTTGCGCCAGGTAAAGTCATTAAAGGCAAAGTAACCAGTGTCGATTGGGGCGTCGACTGGGGACAAGATCCGCAAGCCGGAAAACTAGCTCAAGCCTACAAGCAAACAGGCTGGCTACGGCAAACGCAAATGCTCCCTATTTCAATCGAATTCGATCAAGCGCAGGCAAGTGGTTTAATACGTATAGGAGGCCAAGTCGATGTCATTGTTTACAGTGATGATAATCCCATATTTAATATGCTTGGTAAGCTCTGGATCCGCTTTGTCAGCGTGATGTCTTATGTCCGATAATATGCTCGACAAAGACATCTTAGACAATAGCGTGATCGACAATAAACAAGTTCAAGTTAGAATCATCCGCTATACCGTCGGTGTTGGCCTCGCGGTATTACTTGCTGCATTGTTCAATTGGCCTTTAGCATTTGTCTCACCCGTCTTTGTCGCCAAGTTTTTGGTTGATAAGGCCGAGTTAAATAAAGAAACTATCTATGAATTGATGATGGCAATGGTGGCAACCATCGCCTTAGGGTTACTCTTATCGAATGGGATCACCCACTACCCACTACCCATGTTAGTGTTAATTGGTTTAATGATGTTGTGGGGCTACTACTTATTTACCGATCCAAAATGGAATCTCTTTGCAACAATTCTTATCATTGCAATCTTATTATTACCTTTTATGGCAATTTCAAATCCTGGTATATCTATATTTTTAGCCACAGGATTAGCGGGTTCCGGTGTGGTAGCAGTGGCTATTTTTGCCTTCGTGCATATTTACTTTCCTGAACAACAAGCTCACTTTAAAGGCTACCAATTATCGCCGTTAACAACCCAGAAACGCTGGTATGCGGCTTTTCGAGCTATGCTAATATCCTTTCCTATCGTCTGCTTTTTCTTTACCTTTCAGATAACTGAGGCACTATTTACAATGATGTTCATTGCCTTACTGTCATTAATGATCACGGGTGAAAAATCAGTAAAATTAAGTACTTTCCTCATTATCAGTAATAGCATTGGCGGCGTCTTAGCGATTGGTATTTTCGCCATGCTGTCACTCGTACCAAATGTATTATTTTATACTTTATCTATGTCATTAGTCGCCATTGTGATTGC is a window of Moritella sp. Urea-trap-13 DNA encoding:
- the maoP gene encoding DUF413 domain-containing protein, coding for MRNMGVFLDELHFPFGLNADNTFSPEEISTLESFGLTMRQLQEGNLLPLTAAEYYFLAELDGEFPITSHFARCWRKYNTKVTRFDNNATSRAKTKRPTTMRDDSGLNINTEEDDDEYGSLTFDL
- the rimK gene encoding 30S ribosomal protein S6--L-glutamate ligase, which gives rise to MKIAILSQGPTLYSTRRIVETCLNHGHEPVVIDVLRCYMNINDTKPSIHFDGENLEGFDAVIPRIGTEVSFYGCAVLRQFEMMGVFTINPSLAITCSRDKLQSLQLLSQKNIGMPVTGFANSPTDIPDVISLVGGAPLVIKLLEGTQGIGVVLAETNQAAESVLEAFMGMKANILVQEYIKESKGADIRCFVIGDEVVAAMKRQAPEGEFRSNLHRGGHACQIDITAEERATAIAATQVMGLKVAGVDLLRSERGPLIMEVNSSPGLEGIEHTTDIDIAKLMITYIEENVEDSVEGNIEESLEDNVAK
- a CDS encoding arginase family protein translates to MTFTQRLRQNLNLWFCSIKVLRPYKQQSTPGAVLLGVAADGRFPSNVVADNSVVNLLSQPGGLESIARRVMHTAFTKTNIPVYNAGMLDDIDGFDDLDVDDIQLEQYLKVLVYLMAGHFPITVGSADSISIANYQALSAHLYQQQYHQHQHNRWYGSEYVAGNNKIGIINFDPNFELRLTPSPKLDSAFNAVNQYCLETFRIFNYLGLGICKRTNTEDTFEYAKQLGCDWLLDKHMSISHRELIQETLERFIEQVDHIHLSVDLAVIYQQVLQSKNSHLHSSQTQGITLEILTFALTIIARSGKLKMLDVVTLNPDLEYSHKTAAYVSSIICPVLQHLKVSS
- the maoP gene encoding DUF413 domain-containing protein yields the protein MRSMGIFLDEVHFPLGFQQQNAFNVDESQLLEHYGLTMLRLQEGEILPATADEHFFLAELDGEFELTSDFARCWRKYSHKITYQNTSNNSITKRHAKQPSRDYFVDELSTLEDIDNSYDELDLDS
- a CDS encoding HlyD family secretion protein, whose protein sequence is MPEDNDIETPNAIERSEKRTHNKVRKLTNYLLIAVSCMLVFSIVADRIIPSTDSARVKGYVVPIKPQVSGQVIDILVRPNQEVQAGDVLAKLNPSDFEIAVKQAEQNLMIAGQDVGAQTAVIASSQARLTSANVELENAKLQTNRILAMAKRGIMSQSDADQARATLATARANVTNFEAELKKSESQLGLDGEENSKIKAAILALEQAQINLERTSIKAPTIGAVSNFSLSEGFFASAGQPLMTFVSTEKIWIEAYFSENSLGNIEAGDEVEVALDFAPGKVIKGKVTSVDWGVDWGQDPQAGKLAQAYKQTGWLRQTQMLPISIEFDQAQASGLIRIGGQVDVIVYSDDNPIFNMLGKLWIRFVSVMSYVR
- a CDS encoding DUF2955 domain-containing protein gives rise to the protein MSDNMLDKDILDNSVIDNKQVQVRIIRYTVGVGLAVLLAALFNWPLAFVSPVFVAKFLVDKAELNKETIYELMMAMVATIALGLLLSNGITHYPLPMLVLIGLMMLWGYYLFTDPKWNLFATILIIAILLLPFMAISNPGISIFLATGLAGSGVVAVAIFAFVHIYFPEQQAHFKGYQLSPLTTQKRWYAAFRAMLISFPIVCFFFTFQITEALFTMMFIALLSLMITGEKSVKLSTFLIISNSIGGVLAIGIFAMLSLVPNVLFYTLSMSLVAIVIATQIYTNPEKAPIYATAFSTVLVLLGSTLMSGGDIDNNMFIRIFQLFLVAGYMIFVSFFLETRNWKFLQI